The following DNA comes from Deltaproteobacteria bacterium.
AGTTGTGCGTGAGCTCCATACGGCGTCGTAGCCACCGCACCTGAACCAGGTGGATTCGCACTGCCCATCTCCTCTGGTTCGGCCCCGACCGTTAGGTACAGCGCTGCGGTTCGCAATGATCCTCGTCGCGGCCCTGCCGGTCGGCTGCCGGCGCCCGCTGGCGCCGTCCGTTTCCGTGGAGCGCGGGGAGCGGCTCTCGTGATCGCGCCCCACCCGGACGACGAGACGCTCGGCGCGGGTGGTCTGATCCCGAGTGCTACGTCACGCAGCCGGAGGTGATGTCGAGCCTCCTCGCCGCCTTCGTGCGCCGTACGGAGCCCTCTGCACGGTCTTCACCGTCGCCGAGGTGCGAGGCGTGGGGAGCACGATCCAGCGGAAGGCGCGGCAGTAGGCAGTGGCTGTCGGGAACGGCGCGTCTAGTGCGTCGGCCAGGATGCTCCGCTCAGGGCCGGCGCCGCTCGGGTTCACAACGCGTTCGCGTTGGTGGTGCGGAGGGACGCGGAGGAGGTGCGGACGATCTCCGACCTGGCGAAGCACCCGGGCGAATGGCGCGCCGGCTTCGGCTACGAGTTCCAGGAGCGGGCGGACGGCTACCCGGGGCTGGCGCGCGCGTATGGGCTCCAGTTCGGGGAGATCCGGATCATGCGTCAGCGACACGGTCGAGTGACGATTTCGATTCTCGCCCTCACTGAGATGCCCGTATCCTCGCGCTCTCGCGGATCAGGCGGTCTCGGGAGGCACTTCCCGAGGCCGGACTTCCTGTGCCGCGGTCGGTCGCGCCTGCACATCCCGTTCGATCCGTCCGTCGCGCAGCTCGATGGTTCGGTGACCGTAGCTCGCTGCGTAGGCGCTGTGGGTCACCATCACGACGGTCAGCGAGCGCTCCGTGTTGAGCTGTCGCAGCAAGTTGAGAATGGTCTCTCCCGTGCGCGAGTCGAGGTTGCCGGTCGGCTCGTCGGCGAGGAGGAGACGCGGCTCGGTCACCAGGGCCCGCGCAATGGCCGCCCGTTGCTGCTCTCCGCCCGACATCTCGCCCGGGAGCCGCCCGTGCGCGCCCGGCTCGATCCCGACCTCCTCGAGCACGCGAGAGGCCTTCGCTCTCGCCTGGCGAGCGCCAACGCCTTGAAACTCCAGCCGCCAGGACACGTTCTCATCGACCGTGAGGTTCGGAAAGAGGTTGAAGTTCTGGAACACGATACCGATGTGCCACAGCCGAACGTCACTGCGCGCGTTCTCGGAGAGCGCCCAGAGGTCCCGCCCATCGACGACGACCCGCCCCGAGGTCGGGACCTCGAGCCCGGCGATCAGGTTCAGGAGCGTCGATTTCCCGGAGCCGCTCTGCCCCATGACCGAGAGGTACTCGCCGGACGGGATGCGCAACGAGACGTCCGTCAGGGCTGCGACGCTCCGCGGGCCGGTCCCGAAGCGCTTGCTGACGTGCTCGAGCATGACGGCCGAGCGCAGGTTCATCTCTCGCCTCCCTACCTCGGCAGCGCCCGCCCTTCCAGCGCGCGAGCAGTCCGCGCGGGCTCTAGCCCGCATGCGTGTGCCGCATCCATGGCGTGAAGCGATAGCGTGGCCGATCCCGCAGGGGTAGTGGCACCCGACGGTGCAAGCGCAGGGCGCTGCATCAAGCGAGTTCGAGTGGCCCAACTGCAGAGCGTCGGCACGGCGCTGCCCCCGCATGTCCTCAGCGCCGAGGAGACCAAGGCCGTCCTCCCGCCGCTCACGGCCGACCGGGAACGCTGGCAACAACTCGTCGACGCCTCGCGGATACGCCGCCGCCACCTCGTGGTTCCCGTCGGGGAACTGCTTCGGCGCAACACGCTCGGCGAGCGTGCCCAGGACTACGAGCGCCAGGCGGTCGCCCTCGGAGAGGCCGCCGCCCGTGACGCGCTGGTGACGGCCGGGATCGATCCGAAGAGTGTACACACGATCATCTCGATCTCGTGC
Coding sequences within:
- a CDS encoding ABC transporter ATP-binding protein, with translation MNLRSAVMLEHVSKRFGTGPRSVAALTDVSLRIPSGEYLSVMGQSGSGKSTLLNLIAGLEVPTSGRVVVDGRDLWALSENARSDVRLWHIGIVFQNFNLFPNLTVDENVSWRLEFQGVGARQARAKASRVLEEVGIEPGAHGRLPGEMSGGEQQRAAIARALVTEPRLLLADEPTGNLDSRTGETILNLLRQLNTERSLTVVMVTHSAYAASYGHRTIELRDGRIERDVQARPTAAQEVRPREVPPETA